A genome region from Danio aesculapii chromosome 2, fDanAes4.1, whole genome shotgun sequence includes the following:
- the tubb2 gene encoding tubulin beta-2A chain translates to MREIVHIQAGQCGNQIGAKFWEVISDEHGIDPTGSYQGDSELQLERINVYYNEASGNKFVPRAILVDLEPGTMDSVRSGPFGQIFRPDNFVFGQSGAGNNWAKGHYTEGAELVDSVLDVVRKESENCDCLQGFQLTHSLGGGTGSGMGTLLISKIREEYPDRIMNTFSVMPSPKVSDTVVEPYNATLSVHQLVENTDETFSIDNEALYDICFRTLKLTTPTYGDLNHLVSATMSGVTTCLRFPGQLNADLRKLAVNMVPFPRLHFFMPGFAPLTSRGSQQYRALSVPELTQQMFDAKNMMAACDPRHGRYLTVAAIFRGRMSMKEVDEQMLSVQNKNSSYFVEWIPNNVKTAVCDIPPRGLKMSATFIGNSTAIQELFRRISEQFTAMFRRKAFLHWYTGEGMDEMEFTEAESNMNDLVSEYQQYQDATADEMGEYEEDDLEDEEDVRH, encoded by the exons TTTTGGGAGGTGATCAGTGATGAGCACGGGATCGACCCCACCGGCAGTTATCAAGGAGACAGTGAACTGCAGCTGGAGAGGATCAATGTCTATTACAATGAGGCATCTG GAAACAAATTTGTCCCTCGTGCCATCCTGGTGGACCTGGAGCCTGGCACCATGGACTCGGTTCGCTCCGGCCCGTTCGGACAAATCTTCAGACCAGATAACTTTGTGTTTG GTCAGAGCGGAGCTGGAAACAACTGGGCTAAAGGCCACTACACAGAGGGCGCAGAGCTAGTGGACTCAGTCCTGGATGTAGTAAGGAAAGAGTCTGAAAACTGCGACTGTCTGCAGGGCTTCCAGCTCACACACTCCCTCGGCGGAGGTACTGGATCCGGTATGGGGACGCTGCTGATCAGCAAAATCCGTGAAGAGTATCCCGACCGTATCATGAACACCTTCAGCGTCATGCCTTCCCCAAAAGTGTCCGACACTGTAGTAGAGCCCTACAATGCTACGCTCTCAGTGCACCAGCTAGTGGAAAACACAGATGAGACCTTCAGCATTGATAACGAAGCGCTCTACGATATTTGCTTTCGCACTCTCAAACTCACCACTCCAACTTACGGCGATCTGAACCATCTGGTTTCTGCAACTATGAGTGGAGTGACCACATGTCTGCGCTTCCCGGGTCAACTAAACGCAGATCTTCGCAAGCTAGCAGTCAACATGGTCCCATTCCCTCGCCTTCACTTCTTCATGCCAGGATTTGCACCGCTAACAAGTCGTGGCAGCCAGCAATACCGTGCGCTATCTGTTCCAGAGCTAACGCAGCAGATGTTCGACGCTAAAAATATGATGGCTGCCTGCGATCCGCGCCATGGCCGCTACCTGACGGTTGCCGCCATCTTCCGTGGCCGCATGTCTATGAAAGAAGTGGACGAGCAGATGCTGAGTGTCCAGAACAAGAACAGCAGCTATTTTGTGGAGTGGATCCCCAATAACGTGAAGACCGCGGTCTGCGACATCCCTCCGCGCGGGTTGAAAATGTCCGCCACGTTCATTGGCAACAGCACAGCCATCCAGGAGCTGTTCCGCAGGATTTCCGAGCAGTTCACCGCTATGTTCAGACGCAAGGCTTTCCTGCACTGGTACACAGGCGAGGGGATGGACGAGATGGAGTTCACCGAGGCGGAAAGCAATATGAATGATCTGGTCTCCGAGTATCAGCAGTACCAAGACGCAACCGCTGATGAAATGGGCGAATATGAGGAAGACGATCTTGAAGATGAGGAAGACGTTCGCCACTAG